The DNA region AATGTACGAGTTTTCTGATAAGAATGTTATCTCAAGATTTGGAAACAGGGCAGTGGTGAAAATAATCCATAATCAGTGGTTCATTGACTATGGCAACCCAGAGTGGAAAGAAAAAGCAAGAGAAGCTTTGGCAAATATGAAAATCTTCCCAGAATCAAGGAGAACACAATTTGAGGCTATTTTGGAGTGGCTTGACAAGAAAGCCTGTGCAAGAAAAGTTGGCTTAGGCACTCCTCTCCCCTGGGATCCAGAGTGGGTAATTGAGAGCCTGAGCGATTCAACGATTTATATGGCATACTACACAATATCAAGAGCCATAAACAAGTATGGGGTTAAAGGAGAGCAGCTAGATCCAGATGTTTTTGACTATCTATTCCTTGAAGAAAAGAGTGAAACTAGGGAAGAAGAACTGAGTGAGAAGACAGGTATTCCAAAGGAAGTCCTGCGGGAAATGAAAGAAGAGTTCGAGTATTGGTATCCACTCGACTGGAGATGCTCTGCTAAGGACTTAATTCCAAACCACCTGACGTTCTTCATATTCAATCATGTGGCCATCTTTAGGAGGGAGCACTGGCCAAGAGGTATAGCGGTGAACGGTTTTGGAACCCTCGAAGGAACCAAGATGAGCAAGAGTAAAGGCAACGTGCTCAATTTCATCGATGCAATAGAAGAGAATGGGGCCGATGTAGTTAGACTTTACATCATGAGTCTGGCAGAACACGATAGTGACTTTGACTGGAAGAGGGCAGAAGTTGGAAAGTTGAAAAAGCAGATAGAGAGATTCTACGAATTAATAAGCGAATTTGCAGGTTATGAGGAGAGCAAAGCTGAGCTAATGGACATTGACAAGTGGCTACTTCACAGGTTAAATAAGGCTATTGAAGGTGCAACCAAGGCATTGGAAGAGTTTAGGACAAGAACAGCTGTCCAATGGGCTTTCTACAACATCTTAAATGATCTAAGATGGTATATGAGGAGGACCGAAGGAAGGGACGATGAGGCGAAGCGCTCAACACTAAGAAAGCTGGCTGATGTATGGGTTAGACTAATGGCGCCGTTTACACCGCATATATGTGAAGAGCTGTGGGAGAGACTTGGAGGAGAGGGCTTCATAAGCTTGGCCAAATGGCCAGAGCCAGTTGAAGAGTGGTGGAACGAAACGATAGAACTTGAAGAAAACTACATTAAGAACCTAATTGACGACATTAAGGAAATCATAAAGGTGGCAAAGCTTGAAGATGCAAAGAAGGCTTACATCTACACCGCTGAGGAGTGGAAGTGGAAAGTTGCTCAAGTAGTTGCGGAGAAGAGAGACTTCAAAGCTTCGATGAGTGAGGTTATGAAAGACCCGGAGATGCGTAAACGTGGTAAGGAGATCTCAAAGTTAATCCAGAGGTTAATTAAGGACAGAGCCTTTGACTTTAAGCGCATTGATGAGGAGAAGGCCCTAACGCAGGCCAAAGAGTTCATTGAGAGTGAGATAGGCCTAGAGGTCATTATCAACCCGGATGATGACAAAGGAGGAAAGAAGAAACAAGCGATGCCCATGAAGCCTGCTGTTTATATTGAGTGAGTACTGCCCTTGTTTTTATTCTTTTAACTTCAGCATATGTAGCATTTCTCATCGCAATTTTTATATAACACTAACTATAATTAGCATAATGGTGATTAGCATAATGAAGATTATTGAACGCCGCGAGCTTAAGGATGTTCTGAACGCAAAATGGTTGCTGGTTTATGGAAGAAGAAAAACGGGAAAGACATTTTACATTAGAGAGAGGGCACAATACTCCCATTATTTTATTGTAACAAGTGGCAGAGAGATATTTGAAATAAAGAGGAGGGAGATATTTTCATTCTCAGAGTTCATGCGGGTATTCCCTCTCCTCATGAACCAGGGGAGAATAGTTATTGATGAGTTTCACAGGCTTGGCGAGCCCTTCTTCTCAGTCCTTCAGGGATTGTCGGGGAGGGGTGAGCTCACTCTCATAACTTCAACAAGGCACTATTTCAAGAAGTTTATAGGGAGCAACAGCCCTTTGCTGGGACTTTTTTATCTTAGGGAGCTGGGCTTGGTTGATCCAAGAGATGCCCTTAACTTTGTTAATGGATTAGGCTATAGCGGAAAAGCCATGATAGAGCTTGCCGTTCTCGTTCAAGAATCTTGGTTAGCTCCGGCTATTGAAAGTCTCGGCGTAAGCGTTTTTTCAACCTTTGGATCGACTTTGAAGGGGAACATTCCCAGCTTAATCGGCGAGATATTCACAGAAGAGGCGAGGGAGTTAACAATGAGATACTCCGCAATACTTGAGACCGTTGCAGATGGGAAGTCAAGTTCGGGGGAGATAGCTAAGGAACTGTATTCAAGGGGGCTCATAGAAAAAGAGACTCACAGTGCAGTTGCCCCCTACCTTGAGACACTTGTCAACATGGGAATCCTTGAGAGAATTCCACTCTTCGGGAAGAGGAAGAAGATATTCCAGTACAGACATTTGTCCCCTGTGGTAGATTTTGCGTATTATCTGAACGCCAAATATGGGTTCTTTGAAACCGAGCTTCCAGATGAAACCGTAGAAAGGGTTTTTAAGGAGAAAATGCCGCACTACGTTGAGAGATTCTTTGAAAGATTGCTGACAAAACACTATTCACTCCAACCCGTCAGGATTGAGATGCCGGATCTGGAAGTAGATATTGCATTATTGAGAAATAAAAAGTTGCACTTGGTTGCTGAGGTTAAGTGGAAGGAGAAGATTAAAGAGAGGGACATTAAGAAGGTTGAGGAGAAATTTGAAGCCCTTAATGCCAAGAGAAAGCTCCTTATAGTTCCGGACAAAGAGATCTTGCCGAGAGCTCCAGAAAACGCCGAAGTTCTTGACTGGAGGAGTGTGATAAAGCTTTGCAAGGTTCCGCCTTAGTTATTCACCTAAACCTAAAACTTGAAACAGAAAAGGACATTTTTCGAACTCGAAGATTTTTGACCTGCTAATAATTTAACATAACCATATAAATCTTTTTCTCCGAAAAAGCCTTAAAGAGGAACGTTTTAGTCTAGTTTGCTGTTTTCCATGGCTTACAGCGAAGAAAAGTTTAAAAAAGAAGTTTTTTCTAAAATTCCACTTCGAAATGAGCCTCCTCTTCCAGAGGACTGGCTTCACATAGAGATGCTCGAGCGCTTCAGACTCCTCAGATTTGCACCTATCAGAAAAGGTATGAACATTCTTGAGGTGGGGTGTGGTGCCCACGCAATCACAACAGTTCCTTTGGTCTATTTAGTCGGAGAAACCGGTCGTGTTGTAGCCGTAGACATCTTAAGGTGGCACTTTTTTGAGGAAATAACATCTGCAACAGGGCTGAGACATCGAATAATCCCTTTAAAGGTGGACGCTAGAGAGCTTCCGTTTCCTTTTAAGAGTTTTGACCTAGCTGTGCTGGTCCATGGCGTGAGAAGTTTGAAGAGCGAGGAAACTATGGTTAAAGTCTTTGCTGAAATGCTTCGTGTAGCGGAGAAGGTTTTCATAGCGGAAAGTTTACCAACGGCTAAAAACCAAGCCCAGGAAGCTCACTTGGAGATGTACAATTTGAGAGAATATATTTTTGAGGCACTCTCTGGGGAGAAGGATGATCTTCACTACCTTCCCTTGGAGAGACTGAGGGAACTCCTTGAAGAGGCAGGAGGAAGGATAATTGAAAGTGGAATCTTTGAACCTAACCTTCCACACTACCTCGCATATCTCCGTCGGGAGTATGTGGAACAGATAAAGAATGAGAAAATGCGTGTTGTGCTGTTGGAAAGATGGGATATAGCATATGAAAAGTGGAGAAATGGTGCAGAACATCCACCGGTGGGATGGTTTATTGTGAAAGGTTAACCTTCAACCGAAAGCCTTAAATTAGTAATATGATATTTAATATCATGATATTAAAATTCATTAACAGAGAAGATGAGTTGGGGGCACTTGAAGATCTTTACACTCAAGAGAGAGCGCACTTAGTCTTGATACATGGCAGGAGAAGAATAGGGAAGACTGAACTCGTGAAGCAGTTTATAAAGGGAAAAAAGGCATTCTACTTCCTCTCACGGAAAGAGCCAATGGAACTTGAGCTTGAGAGATTAGTAAGGCTGTTCAACCGAAAATTCAATGTTTTCATTGAGGCCAGAAACTTGGAAGAGTTCTTCGAGAAAGTGGCAGAGCTCGGAAGGCTAGTTTTTGTAATAGATGAGTTCCCTTACTGGGTTGAGGAGGAAAAGTCTATCCCCTCAACATTCCAGTACATTTGGGATGAAATCCTCAAGGAGTCAAAGATAATGCTGGTTCTCCTCGGCTCATCAATAGCTACAATGGAGAGCCTTATGAGCTACAAGAATCCCCTCTACGGGAGGAGGACAGCTCAGTTCAGACTCCAATCTATGGGCTTCTTTCATCTATGGAAAGCTTTCTCACGCTACAGCTGGGAGGAGCTTGTTAAGGTCTACGGCGTGATAGATGGCATTCCCGCCTACTTCCAATATTTTGATGATTCCCTCTCAGTAGAGGAGAACATCGAGAGGAACTTCTATAACAGGGTGAGCGTTCTCTACGAAGACGCCGAAAGGCTCCTCAAGGATGAGCTCAGGGAACCAATAACTTATCTCAATATTCTCAAGGCCATAAATGATGGAAAGACCAAGCTCACAGAGATAGCCAACGAGACGAAAGTTGCTGTAACGAACCTCCCAAAGTACCTCAAAGTTCTTGAAACCCTCGATCTAATAAGGAAGGAGTACCCGATAAACCAAATAAAGCGCGGCAAGAGCATCTACAGGGTTAAGGACTTCTACTACCGATTTTGGCTTCGCTTTGTTTATCCTTACCGTGACGACATAGAGATTGGGACGATAAGCTTCGCGGACTTCGAGAAGGACTTCAACCGCTACCTTGGTGAGGTCTTCGAAAATGTTGCAGGACAGTTCCTTATAAGGCTTAACAGCTTAGGCAGGCTCCCCTTCAGGTTCACGAAGCTTGGAAGATGGTGGCACAAGGAGGAAGAAATTGACCTAGTTGCCCTTAACAGCATTACCAAGGAAGTGGGCTTCTTCGAGGCCAAGTGGAAAGACCTTAGCGAGAGGGAAGCCCGTGGGATTCTTAAAGATCTTAGAAGGAAGGCAACGCTAACGGGGATGGGAGGAGGTCATTTCGGTCTCATTGCGAAAGGTGTGAAAGGAAAGGAGAGCTTAAGGGAAGAGGATTATCTTGTATTTGACCTTGGAGACTTTAAAGATGTAATATAACAATAGGGCTTGGAAATTCGGGAATATTAAGACTCTGCTTGAAACCTCTTCATCGCATCAATATAAAACGGAATTACTGCAAATATCGACACAAGTTCCGGAATGGCCGCTCCTCTGGGTATATCATACATAAGATGGAGAATCCACGCTATAATAGAGATTCCTAAAGCTGGCAGGGAAAGATAGCTCTTGAAATAAACTGCATAAGCGATTAGAAATATGGCCAGTGAGAGGAAAAATGCTATAGAAACTTTTATGTGAAACTCTCCATAAATTTCGTCAAAGATCGCTACGAGTATCAAGGTAAATCCGGTTAAGAATCCAACAGCAGAGAAAAGTTTGCTAGATTGATAAATGCACAGTGCTGAAACGTATATGATAAGGGCTCCTCCGAGACCTAGGGCAAAGTTAAATACCAGAGCTGCTGGGCTTCTTATGGCATGTCCAAGATCACTTAGGGCGTTGTTTGTTATACTAAACCATTCAGAAAGCATTATTGCTATTACTATTGAGAACAGGGGAATAGCCACGGAAAGATAGGCAATATACAGACAAGGTTTTTCCTGTTTTGGACGAATTTTTTCCATATGTATCTCCAATGAAGAGTAGGACTCTAACTACATAAATCTTTTTCAATAAATGAGTAAAAAAGAGCTCAGAACTTCAAAACCCTTGCCAAGACCACCAATGGATCCCACACCGGGGCAAATGGTGGTGCATAGGCCAAATCAGCAAAGAACAAGTCCTTGGTAGCAAATCCTGCTTGCAAAGCAATTGCAAATGCATCTATCCTTGGAAGGATTTCCGCACCAACTGCTTGAAGTCCTAAAAGCTTTCCGCTCTCTTTGTCTGCTATTGCCTTAAGCCATATTTTCTTTCCTCCTGGATAATAGTGGGGCTTCGTTCTTGCTTCTATGAAGGCGGTTTTTACATCATAACCCTCTTTTAACGCCTCCTGCTCTGTAAGCCCAGTCTTTCCAATCTCTAAATCCATGAACTTTGTTATTGCTGTGCCTAAAACTCCGGGGAATGTTATATCAACGCCAGCTATGTTGCTTCCCGCTACATAACCCATCTTGTTACCCGGTGGAGCTAAAGGTACCCAAACCCTTCTCCCTGTGATTAAATGTTTTGTTTCCGCTACATCTCCAGCGGCATAAACATTTTCAACACTTGTCTGTATCCTTTCGTTAGTCCATATTGCTCCAGTTTCCCCTATTCTAACTCCTAATTGCTTGGCCAGCTCGATATTGGGCTTTATACCCGTGGCAATTATAACTAAATCTGCTTTATACTCAGCAACATCTGTAATAACTTTCTCTACTTTTTCTTTCCCTTCTATTCTAAGTGTTTGTTCTCCAAGACGTAGGTTAATGTGCTCTCTCAGCTTTTGCTCGACTATGTTGGTAATGTCTTTGTCAAAGGTCTTTCTTAGGACTCTCTCGCTTCTTCCAATTAGAGTCACGTTTTTTCCTTGGACAACAAAAGCTTCGGCCATTTCCAAAGCAATGTATCCCGTCCCAATAACGACAACGTTTCTCACATCACTCTTCTCCATGTACTCCCTTATTGCTACAGCATCAGGTGGTAGATCTGCTGTGAAAACTCCTTGGAGATTGATTCCATCTATATTTAGATTATGGGGAGAAGCACCATTTGCAAATACTAAGTAGTCCCACTCGTAATTCTTTTCTGTATCCTTTTCTCTCACTTTCACCATCCCTTGTTCGACCTCTATTACCTCCGCATTTAGATGAAGATCTATGCCTCTCTTTTTAATGAAAAATTCAGGGGGGTAATGCATAAGTTTTTCCTGTGGTGAGATGCCCTCGACAACATATGGGACTCCACAAGGGGCATGACTTACCCATTCAGTCCTTTCAAAAACTTTTACGTCCCAATTGGGTTTTAGTCTCTTTATTCGTGAGGCGGTACTCATACCTGCCGCACCAGCACCTATGATAACTACGCGCTTCATTTCCATCACCAAAGAAAGGTTGTAAACCTGAGGTTAAAAAGATTAGTGAAGAAATGTATCCTTGGAAAACTCTTTATAAGTCTGAAAATGCCATCTTATTGAGTGGTAAGAAGAATAGAGAGAAAAATTAGCTTGTTTTCGTTTGCTCTTCTACATAATACCTTCCCTTAACCTTAATAAGCTTGTAAACTTTGCCTTCTTCTATTTTGACTCTGGGGTTTTCGATTTCAAAAGTTTCATAGCTTTGCATATCCATAAGGTGCACTTCTCTTGGTGTTAGACCTGTCACCATTGCTTCAATTTTCTCATGATCTATTGTGTCAATTTCATCTCTTTTTGCGCTTTTCCAATCTTTATGTTCGCTTTCATGAGTATGGAGGTTTTTCAGGGAGAGGCCCTTTCCGGTGACTTCTTCAACTTTGTATACATTTCCTTTTTTATCTCTGACGATATCCCCTTTTCTGAATTTTGGAAGCCTTATACTGACACTTGTTCTATAAACTTCTTTACTTGTCACTCTATCTTGTCCTATTAGTTGATACGCCTCATTTATATTCCCACCATATTTATCCCGTATAAACTGGGCAAGCTTTCTCGCAGCTGAGGTGGATCCCATATAGAAATCTATACCCTCTTCTTTTTCTACAGTATCCTGGATAAAGCCCATTCTGTCGCGTTTCATGATCTCATCAACCTTCTCTTCAACGAGCTTTGAGATTTTATCTCGCTCTTCTTTTGTGAGCTTCCTATCTTCTGCCCTGACCTGTAAAATTGCCTCAAAGTAACCTCCTAAGAACTTTTGACATCTTGGGCATACAGTTTGCCTCACATAGACTATTACTTTCTTTTTTTCATGGTGGAGTTCTCGCTGAAGCTCGTGAATTCTGGCCTTAACCTCTACCTCATATGATATTATAGCTGGGAAATACTCTATGTGCCAATCGATTGGTTCAAAGCTCACATACGCTTCTCCTGTAAATAAATCTCCAATCTCTTCAAGTTCTTCTTTTGGGACTATTTTTATCTCTTTTATTCTTTCGTCAACTGAAAGGTTTTCCATAAGCGCATTATCTGAAACCTCGAAGATAAGATCTTCCAGTTCATACGTTTTTGGATCAACCCATGTTCCCCTAACCTTATAACTACCACAATTTTGGCAAAGTTCTGTGTTTATTTCATCCTCTACAAGGAGAACAGGGTTTTCTTTTCTAAAACACACTTGACAAAGTCCATCTATTAAGGGGCCTCCTTCAGTCTCGCTTATTCCGCATCTGTAGCAAAATC from Thermococcus sp. MV5 includes:
- the cdr gene encoding CoA-disulfide reductase, whose product is MEMKRVVIIGAGAAGMSTASRIKRLKPNWDVKVFERTEWVSHAPCGVPYVVEGISPQEKLMHYPPEFFIKKRGIDLHLNAEVIEVEQGMVKVREKDTEKNYEWDYLVFANGASPHNLNIDGINLQGVFTADLPPDAVAIREYMEKSDVRNVVVIGTGYIALEMAEAFVVQGKNVTLIGRSERVLRKTFDKDITNIVEQKLREHINLRLGEQTLRIEGKEKVEKVITDVAEYKADLVIIATGIKPNIELAKQLGVRIGETGAIWTNERIQTSVENVYAAGDVAETKHLITGRRVWVPLAPPGNKMGYVAGSNIAGVDITFPGVLGTAITKFMDLEIGKTGLTEQEALKEGYDVKTAFIEARTKPHYYPGGKKIWLKAIADKESGKLLGLQAVGAEILPRIDAFAIALQAGFATKDLFFADLAYAPPFAPVWDPLVVLARVLKF
- a CDS encoding 60S ribosomal export protein NMD3: MSERFCYRCGISETEGGPLIDGLCQVCFRKENPVLLVEDEINTELCQNCGSYKVRGTWVDPKTYELEDLIFEVSDNALMENLSVDERIKEIKIVPKEELEEIGDLFTGEAYVSFEPIDWHIEYFPAIISYEVEVKARIHELQRELHHEKKKVIVYVRQTVCPRCQKFLGGYFEAILQVRAEDRKLTKEERDKISKLVEEKVDEIMKRDRMGFIQDTVEKEEGIDFYMGSTSAARKLAQFIRDKYGGNINEAYQLIGQDRVTSKEVYRTSVSIRLPKFRKGDIVRDKKGNVYKVEEVTGKGLSLKNLHTHESEHKDWKSAKRDEIDTIDHEKIEAMVTGLTPREVHLMDMQSYETFEIENPRVKIEEGKVYKLIKVKGRYYVEEQTKTS
- a CDS encoding DUF998 domain-containing protein, yielding MEKIRPKQEKPCLYIAYLSVAIPLFSIVIAIMLSEWFSITNNALSDLGHAIRSPAALVFNFALGLGGALIIYVSALCIYQSSKLFSAVGFLTGFTLILVAIFDEIYGEFHIKVSIAFFLSLAIFLIAYAVYFKSYLSLPALGISIIAWILHLMYDIPRGAAIPELVSIFAVIPFYIDAMKRFQAES
- a CDS encoding class I SAM-dependent methyltransferase, which produces MLFSMAYSEEKFKKEVFSKIPLRNEPPLPEDWLHIEMLERFRLLRFAPIRKGMNILEVGCGAHAITTVPLVYLVGETGRVVAVDILRWHFFEEITSATGLRHRIIPLKVDARELPFPFKSFDLAVLVHGVRSLKSEETMVKVFAEMLRVAEKVFIAESLPTAKNQAQEAHLEMYNLREYIFEALSGEKDDLHYLPLERLRELLEEAGGRIIESGIFEPNLPHYLAYLRREYVEQIKNEKMRVVLLERWDIAYEKWRNGAEHPPVGWFIVKG
- a CDS encoding ATP-binding protein yields the protein MGALEDLYTQERAHLVLIHGRRRIGKTELVKQFIKGKKAFYFLSRKEPMELELERLVRLFNRKFNVFIEARNLEEFFEKVAELGRLVFVIDEFPYWVEEEKSIPSTFQYIWDEILKESKIMLVLLGSSIATMESLMSYKNPLYGRRTAQFRLQSMGFFHLWKAFSRYSWEELVKVYGVIDGIPAYFQYFDDSLSVEENIERNFYNRVSVLYEDAERLLKDELREPITYLNILKAINDGKTKLTEIANETKVAVTNLPKYLKVLETLDLIRKEYPINQIKRGKSIYRVKDFYYRFWLRFVYPYRDDIEIGTISFADFEKDFNRYLGEVFENVAGQFLIRLNSLGRLPFRFTKLGRWWHKEEEIDLVALNSITKEVGFFEAKWKDLSEREARGILKDLRRKATLTGMGGGHFGLIAKGVKGKESLREEDYLVFDLGDFKDVI
- the leuS gene encoding leucine--tRNA ligase codes for the protein MVDFKAIEEKWQSKWLEEKAFEPQIDEKKPKFYITVAFPYLSGHLHVGHARTYTIPDVIARFKRMQGYNVLFPMAWHITGSPIVGIAERIKHRDPKTIYVYKDVYKVPEEILWTFEDPVNIVKYFMKAARETFIRAGFSVDWSREFHTTSLFPPFSKFIEWQFLRLKERGLVVKGTHYVRWDPIVGTPLGDHDLIEGEDVQILDYVLIKFILEENGEVAYLPAATLRPETVYGVTNMWLNPEATYVKAKIKNKDMEEVWIISKEAAYKLSFQDKEIEILEEFKGEKLIGKWVRNPVTEDEIIILPADFVDPDNATGVVMSVPAHAPFDHAALEDIKKNTDLLMKYDIDPRIVENITYISLIELEGYGEFPAVEEAQKLGVEGQKDVEKLEQATKNIYKAEYHRGIFKIEPYKGKPVSEVKDLVAKDMAEKGTADKMYEFSDKNVISRFGNRAVVKIIHNQWFIDYGNPEWKEKAREALANMKIFPESRRTQFEAILEWLDKKACARKVGLGTPLPWDPEWVIESLSDSTIYMAYYTISRAINKYGVKGEQLDPDVFDYLFLEEKSETREEELSEKTGIPKEVLREMKEEFEYWYPLDWRCSAKDLIPNHLTFFIFNHVAIFRREHWPRGIAVNGFGTLEGTKMSKSKGNVLNFIDAIEENGADVVRLYIMSLAEHDSDFDWKRAEVGKLKKQIERFYELISEFAGYEESKAELMDIDKWLLHRLNKAIEGATKALEEFRTRTAVQWAFYNILNDLRWYMRRTEGRDDEAKRSTLRKLADVWVRLMAPFTPHICEELWERLGGEGFISLAKWPEPVEEWWNETIELEENYIKNLIDDIKEIIKVAKLEDAKKAYIYTAEEWKWKVAQVVAEKRDFKASMSEVMKDPEMRKRGKEISKLIQRLIKDRAFDFKRIDEEKALTQAKEFIESEIGLEVIINPDDDKGGKKKQAMPMKPAVYIE
- a CDS encoding ATP-binding protein; the encoded protein is MVISIMKIIERRELKDVLNAKWLLVYGRRKTGKTFYIRERAQYSHYFIVTSGREIFEIKRREIFSFSEFMRVFPLLMNQGRIVIDEFHRLGEPFFSVLQGLSGRGELTLITSTRHYFKKFIGSNSPLLGLFYLRELGLVDPRDALNFVNGLGYSGKAMIELAVLVQESWLAPAIESLGVSVFSTFGSTLKGNIPSLIGEIFTEEARELTMRYSAILETVADGKSSSGEIAKELYSRGLIEKETHSAVAPYLETLVNMGILERIPLFGKRKKIFQYRHLSPVVDFAYYLNAKYGFFETELPDETVERVFKEKMPHYVERFFERLLTKHYSLQPVRIEMPDLEVDIALLRNKKLHLVAEVKWKEKIKERDIKKVEEKFEALNAKRKLLIVPDKEILPRAPENAEVLDWRSVIKLCKVPP